The Felis catus isolate Fca126 chromosome X, F.catus_Fca126_mat1.0, whole genome shotgun sequence genome includes a region encoding these proteins:
- the ZNF157 gene encoding zinc finger protein 157 isoform X3: protein MHKDVMLENYSNLASVGLCVAKPEMIFKLERGEELWILEEESSGQGFPGSLSLLCGKSSVGGGALRHDSDLQRQKIQPVDQTVEYNGYGKVFYKNTGFVAHKRTHAGVKNFGCHECGKSYCRKSNLIEHLRIHTGERPYKCGECAKTFSARSYLIAHQKTHTGEKPFECNECRKSFGRKSQLILHQRTHTGERPYACAECGKTFSEKATLMIHQRTHTGEKPYECSECGKTFRVKISLTQHQRTHTGEKPYECGDCGKNFRAKKSLNQHQRIHTGEKPYKCGECGKFFRMKMTLNNHQRTHTGEKPYQCHECGKSFRVHSSLGIHQRIHTGEKPYECSKCGNAFYVKARLIEHQRMHSGEKPYECSECGKIFSMKKSLCQHQRTHTGEKPYECSECGNAFYVKVRLIEHQRIHTGERPFECQECGKAFCRKAHLTEHQRTHVGRPLPFTVEKASL, encoded by the exons ATGCACAAGGATGTGATGTTAGAGAACTACAGCAACCTGGCATCCGTGG GCCTCTGCGTGGCCAAACCGGAGATGATCTTCAAGTTGGAGCGAGGAGAAGAGCTGTGGATTTTAGAGGAGGAATCCTCAGGCCAAGGTTTCCCAG gatctCTCTCACTGCTGTGTGGCAAGAGTTCTGTCGGGGGTGGTGCCCTGAGGCATGACAGTGACCTTCAGCGTCAGAAGATTCAACCTGTGGATCAAACTGTTGAGTATAATGGATATGGAAAAGTCTTCTACAAGAACACAGGCTTTGTTGCACATAAAAGAACACACGCAGGAGTAAAAAACTTTGGATGTCACGAATGTGGGAAGAGTTACTGCAGGAAATCAAACCTTATCGAACATCTGAGGATACACACAGGGGAGAGACCCTATAAGTGTGGTGAGTGTGCCAAAACCTTCAGTGCAAGGTCATACCTCATTGCTCACCAGAAAACCCACACGGGGGAGAAACCCTTTGAATGTAATGAATGTAGGAAGTCTTTTGGCCGGAAGTCACAACTCATTCTACACCAGAGAACGCACACAGGAGAGAGACCGTATGCGTGTGCCGAATGTGGGAAAACCTTTTCTGAGAAGGCAACCCTTATGATTCACCAGAGAACccacacaggggagaagccctatgaatgtaGCGAATGTGGGAAAACATTTCGAGTCAAGATATCCCTTACCCAACACCAGAGAACCCACACGGGGGAGAAACCATATGAATGTGGTGACTGTGGGAAAAACTTCCGTGCCAAGAAATCCCTAAAtcaacatcagagaattcacacaggTGAGAAACCCTATAAATGTGGCGAATGTGGGAAGTTCTTCAGAATGAAAATGACTCTCAATAAtcatcagagaactcacacaggtGAAAAACCCTATCAGTGTCatgaatgtgggaaatccttcAGGGTACACTCGTCTCTTGGGATACATCAGCGAATTCACACGGGAGAGAAACCTTACGAATGTAGCAAATGTGGCAATGCCTTCTATGTTAAAGCACGCCTCATTGAACATCAGAGAATGCATTCAGGAGAGAAACCCTACGAATGCAGCGAATGTGGAAAAATCTTCAGTATGAAGAAATCCCTCTGTCAACACCAGAGAACTCACACGGGAgagaagccctatgaatgtaGCGAGTGTGGAAACGCCTTCTACGTGAAAGTACGCCTCATTGAACATCAGCGGATTCACACGGGAGAGAGACCCTTTGAATGtcaagaatgtggcaaggccttctGCCGGAAAGCGCACCTCACGGAACATCAGAGAACTCACGTGGGCCGGCCCTTGCCTTTTACCGTGGAGAAAGCTTCTTTGTGA
- the ZNF157 gene encoding zinc finger protein 157 isoform X1: MGAKMAAPMEESLGTAIFLAQQRHSWTKSLPISNCTLLGGSVSFEDVAVDFTRQEWHRLDPAQRTMHKDVMLENYSNLASVGLCVAKPEMIFKLERGEELWILEEESSGQGFPGSLSLLCGKSSVGGGALRHDSDLQRQKIQPVDQTVEYNGYGKVFYKNTGFVAHKRTHAGVKNFGCHECGKSYCRKSNLIEHLRIHTGERPYKCGECAKTFSARSYLIAHQKTHTGEKPFECNECRKSFGRKSQLILHQRTHTGERPYACAECGKTFSEKATLMIHQRTHTGEKPYECSECGKTFRVKISLTQHQRTHTGEKPYECGDCGKNFRAKKSLNQHQRIHTGEKPYKCGECGKFFRMKMTLNNHQRTHTGEKPYQCHECGKSFRVHSSLGIHQRIHTGEKPYECSKCGNAFYVKARLIEHQRMHSGEKPYECSECGKIFSMKKSLCQHQRTHTGEKPYECSECGNAFYVKVRLIEHQRIHTGERPFECQECGKAFCRKAHLTEHQRTHVGRPLPFTVEKASL, from the exons GGATCTGTGTCATTTGAGGACGTGGCTGTGGATTTTACCCGACAGGAGTGGCACAGACTGGACCCTGCTCAGAGGACCATGCACAAGGATGTGATGTTAGAGAACTACAGCAACCTGGCATCCGTGG GCCTCTGCGTGGCCAAACCGGAGATGATCTTCAAGTTGGAGCGAGGAGAAGAGCTGTGGATTTTAGAGGAGGAATCCTCAGGCCAAGGTTTCCCAG gatctCTCTCACTGCTGTGTGGCAAGAGTTCTGTCGGGGGTGGTGCCCTGAGGCATGACAGTGACCTTCAGCGTCAGAAGATTCAACCTGTGGATCAAACTGTTGAGTATAATGGATATGGAAAAGTCTTCTACAAGAACACAGGCTTTGTTGCACATAAAAGAACACACGCAGGAGTAAAAAACTTTGGATGTCACGAATGTGGGAAGAGTTACTGCAGGAAATCAAACCTTATCGAACATCTGAGGATACACACAGGGGAGAGACCCTATAAGTGTGGTGAGTGTGCCAAAACCTTCAGTGCAAGGTCATACCTCATTGCTCACCAGAAAACCCACACGGGGGAGAAACCCTTTGAATGTAATGAATGTAGGAAGTCTTTTGGCCGGAAGTCACAACTCATTCTACACCAGAGAACGCACACAGGAGAGAGACCGTATGCGTGTGCCGAATGTGGGAAAACCTTTTCTGAGAAGGCAACCCTTATGATTCACCAGAGAACccacacaggggagaagccctatgaatgtaGCGAATGTGGGAAAACATTTCGAGTCAAGATATCCCTTACCCAACACCAGAGAACCCACACGGGGGAGAAACCATATGAATGTGGTGACTGTGGGAAAAACTTCCGTGCCAAGAAATCCCTAAAtcaacatcagagaattcacacaggTGAGAAACCCTATAAATGTGGCGAATGTGGGAAGTTCTTCAGAATGAAAATGACTCTCAATAAtcatcagagaactcacacaggtGAAAAACCCTATCAGTGTCatgaatgtgggaaatccttcAGGGTACACTCGTCTCTTGGGATACATCAGCGAATTCACACGGGAGAGAAACCTTACGAATGTAGCAAATGTGGCAATGCCTTCTATGTTAAAGCACGCCTCATTGAACATCAGAGAATGCATTCAGGAGAGAAACCCTACGAATGCAGCGAATGTGGAAAAATCTTCAGTATGAAGAAATCCCTCTGTCAACACCAGAGAACTCACACGGGAgagaagccctatgaatgtaGCGAGTGTGGAAACGCCTTCTACGTGAAAGTACGCCTCATTGAACATCAGCGGATTCACACGGGAGAGAGACCCTTTGAATGtcaagaatgtggcaaggccttctGCCGGAAAGCGCACCTCACGGAACATCAGAGAACTCACGTGGGCCGGCCCTTGCCTTTTACCGTGGAGAAAGCTTCTTTGTGA
- the ZNF157 gene encoding zinc finger protein 157 isoform X4 encodes MIFKLERGEELWILEEESSGQGFPGSLSLLCGKSSVGGGALRHDSDLQRQKIQPVDQTVEYNGYGKVFYKNTGFVAHKRTHAGVKNFGCHECGKSYCRKSNLIEHLRIHTGERPYKCGECAKTFSARSYLIAHQKTHTGEKPFECNECRKSFGRKSQLILHQRTHTGERPYACAECGKTFSEKATLMIHQRTHTGEKPYECSECGKTFRVKISLTQHQRTHTGEKPYECGDCGKNFRAKKSLNQHQRIHTGEKPYKCGECGKFFRMKMTLNNHQRTHTGEKPYQCHECGKSFRVHSSLGIHQRIHTGEKPYECSKCGNAFYVKARLIEHQRMHSGEKPYECSECGKIFSMKKSLCQHQRTHTGEKPYECSECGNAFYVKVRLIEHQRIHTGERPFECQECGKAFCRKAHLTEHQRTHVGRPLPFTVEKASL; translated from the exons ATGATCTTCAAGTTGGAGCGAGGAGAAGAGCTGTGGATTTTAGAGGAGGAATCCTCAGGCCAAGGTTTCCCAG gatctCTCTCACTGCTGTGTGGCAAGAGTTCTGTCGGGGGTGGTGCCCTGAGGCATGACAGTGACCTTCAGCGTCAGAAGATTCAACCTGTGGATCAAACTGTTGAGTATAATGGATATGGAAAAGTCTTCTACAAGAACACAGGCTTTGTTGCACATAAAAGAACACACGCAGGAGTAAAAAACTTTGGATGTCACGAATGTGGGAAGAGTTACTGCAGGAAATCAAACCTTATCGAACATCTGAGGATACACACAGGGGAGAGACCCTATAAGTGTGGTGAGTGTGCCAAAACCTTCAGTGCAAGGTCATACCTCATTGCTCACCAGAAAACCCACACGGGGGAGAAACCCTTTGAATGTAATGAATGTAGGAAGTCTTTTGGCCGGAAGTCACAACTCATTCTACACCAGAGAACGCACACAGGAGAGAGACCGTATGCGTGTGCCGAATGTGGGAAAACCTTTTCTGAGAAGGCAACCCTTATGATTCACCAGAGAACccacacaggggagaagccctatgaatgtaGCGAATGTGGGAAAACATTTCGAGTCAAGATATCCCTTACCCAACACCAGAGAACCCACACGGGGGAGAAACCATATGAATGTGGTGACTGTGGGAAAAACTTCCGTGCCAAGAAATCCCTAAAtcaacatcagagaattcacacaggTGAGAAACCCTATAAATGTGGCGAATGTGGGAAGTTCTTCAGAATGAAAATGACTCTCAATAAtcatcagagaactcacacaggtGAAAAACCCTATCAGTGTCatgaatgtgggaaatccttcAGGGTACACTCGTCTCTTGGGATACATCAGCGAATTCACACGGGAGAGAAACCTTACGAATGTAGCAAATGTGGCAATGCCTTCTATGTTAAAGCACGCCTCATTGAACATCAGAGAATGCATTCAGGAGAGAAACCCTACGAATGCAGCGAATGTGGAAAAATCTTCAGTATGAAGAAATCCCTCTGTCAACACCAGAGAACTCACACGGGAgagaagccctatgaatgtaGCGAGTGTGGAAACGCCTTCTACGTGAAAGTACGCCTCATTGAACATCAGCGGATTCACACGGGAGAGAGACCCTTTGAATGtcaagaatgtggcaaggccttctGCCGGAAAGCGCACCTCACGGAACATCAGAGAACTCACGTGGGCCGGCCCTTGCCTTTTACCGTGGAGAAAGCTTCTTTGTGA
- the ZNF157 gene encoding zinc finger protein 157 isoform X2: protein MPATGKSPQRFPALVPGQPGRSFEGSVSFEDVAVDFTRQEWHRLDPAQRTMHKDVMLENYSNLASVGLCVAKPEMIFKLERGEELWILEEESSGQGFPGSLSLLCGKSSVGGGALRHDSDLQRQKIQPVDQTVEYNGYGKVFYKNTGFVAHKRTHAGVKNFGCHECGKSYCRKSNLIEHLRIHTGERPYKCGECAKTFSARSYLIAHQKTHTGEKPFECNECRKSFGRKSQLILHQRTHTGERPYACAECGKTFSEKATLMIHQRTHTGEKPYECSECGKTFRVKISLTQHQRTHTGEKPYECGDCGKNFRAKKSLNQHQRIHTGEKPYKCGECGKFFRMKMTLNNHQRTHTGEKPYQCHECGKSFRVHSSLGIHQRIHTGEKPYECSKCGNAFYVKARLIEHQRMHSGEKPYECSECGKIFSMKKSLCQHQRTHTGEKPYECSECGNAFYVKVRLIEHQRIHTGERPFECQECGKAFCRKAHLTEHQRTHVGRPLPFTVEKASL, encoded by the exons GGATCTGTGTCATTTGAGGACGTGGCTGTGGATTTTACCCGACAGGAGTGGCACAGACTGGACCCTGCTCAGAGGACCATGCACAAGGATGTGATGTTAGAGAACTACAGCAACCTGGCATCCGTGG GCCTCTGCGTGGCCAAACCGGAGATGATCTTCAAGTTGGAGCGAGGAGAAGAGCTGTGGATTTTAGAGGAGGAATCCTCAGGCCAAGGTTTCCCAG gatctCTCTCACTGCTGTGTGGCAAGAGTTCTGTCGGGGGTGGTGCCCTGAGGCATGACAGTGACCTTCAGCGTCAGAAGATTCAACCTGTGGATCAAACTGTTGAGTATAATGGATATGGAAAAGTCTTCTACAAGAACACAGGCTTTGTTGCACATAAAAGAACACACGCAGGAGTAAAAAACTTTGGATGTCACGAATGTGGGAAGAGTTACTGCAGGAAATCAAACCTTATCGAACATCTGAGGATACACACAGGGGAGAGACCCTATAAGTGTGGTGAGTGTGCCAAAACCTTCAGTGCAAGGTCATACCTCATTGCTCACCAGAAAACCCACACGGGGGAGAAACCCTTTGAATGTAATGAATGTAGGAAGTCTTTTGGCCGGAAGTCACAACTCATTCTACACCAGAGAACGCACACAGGAGAGAGACCGTATGCGTGTGCCGAATGTGGGAAAACCTTTTCTGAGAAGGCAACCCTTATGATTCACCAGAGAACccacacaggggagaagccctatgaatgtaGCGAATGTGGGAAAACATTTCGAGTCAAGATATCCCTTACCCAACACCAGAGAACCCACACGGGGGAGAAACCATATGAATGTGGTGACTGTGGGAAAAACTTCCGTGCCAAGAAATCCCTAAAtcaacatcagagaattcacacaggTGAGAAACCCTATAAATGTGGCGAATGTGGGAAGTTCTTCAGAATGAAAATGACTCTCAATAAtcatcagagaactcacacaggtGAAAAACCCTATCAGTGTCatgaatgtgggaaatccttcAGGGTACACTCGTCTCTTGGGATACATCAGCGAATTCACACGGGAGAGAAACCTTACGAATGTAGCAAATGTGGCAATGCCTTCTATGTTAAAGCACGCCTCATTGAACATCAGAGAATGCATTCAGGAGAGAAACCCTACGAATGCAGCGAATGTGGAAAAATCTTCAGTATGAAGAAATCCCTCTGTCAACACCAGAGAACTCACACGGGAgagaagccctatgaatgtaGCGAGTGTGGAAACGCCTTCTACGTGAAAGTACGCCTCATTGAACATCAGCGGATTCACACGGGAGAGAGACCCTTTGAATGtcaagaatgtggcaaggccttctGCCGGAAAGCGCACCTCACGGAACATCAGAGAACTCACGTGGGCCGGCCCTTGCCTTTTACCGTGGAGAAAGCTTCTTTGTGA